The following are encoded in a window of Choloepus didactylus isolate mChoDid1 chromosome 17, mChoDid1.pri, whole genome shotgun sequence genomic DNA:
- the LOC119512744 gene encoding uncharacterized protein C2orf78-like: MEGYLPDPKSQSVVSSTLLATVGVSSFLTMSENFQKASLPGTPNSLQQLSLPVVSNAAPPTGSACNFSRVSAQPVSSAWLLPSASGTSFQPLVASAYFNQHSSTTMLSGVSGQRQISTSAASCSGIFGWDITGSTEKKSCSLRDFSVTVIDQDMAVSSMPVSAQYDKISDKNIGDPRHPSMSASLVQGTSQIPNQGNALSVPYQEGSQTYYHNQGTLGTLLSGQLGPHLQTYDCVSYTGGRATASQQQMMMVLKEVETTKGLPTASVPRICHSMSAQPVTEANFQVMETYLRMETSLGLQLQSQTFCLSQTPEFSKSCSSRNIQILQSNPQSELEDISVRAPIKNSGNLLALPPAPSQEQTELDEIKTKLSKPLEAYQVTIENQDSPLLPIQIPDIHQLLACIDPLGQEEQSFSEKGNLGKNSMVLEDQGTFESGMESSSGLADIATLVEDVHLPQLFNSLKDLDQSKVPKAMKAKDTNTIKANQVQEKSSVIKGPSEQIRKNKHKASDPISGAPKAKIQPKNPECLLEEEVVVCNAAASDKALTAKTSNRKPQKTASSRNSITKGHGQEKTKRSRENNSKKPEESKQTGNKVKGEEKPTIPKRKRKKNQPEFIQESFKKPRSGLGMHMLEPGQVFHALGKETDKKRGLPTSQTLGHSNTTKHHRPPPANKPGLDTPREGKGPEKTQVKAQKAEGSAEKECSSPSQYERPPPGKVKLIPLPFLTIDKPPTRPVPRRPQSLASRRLSVAHHVRPVSTSSAQPTAVNPSRPTPVSASWAGSARPARPILTNPTRPGLNNSTRPSVRQSAVSRPAPYKTSSCTSFQRDPVPTAGTKLQSPPKPQNQFLLQDFASQPIPWRKPNVPEPVMSKPITEEQRPEREAMKRKAQQERENAAKYTSLGKVQFFVQREKDMEIADYYGYPI; this comes from the exons aaaatttccaaaaagcatCTTTGCCTGGAACTCCAAATTCTCTGCAGCAGCTCTCTCTTCCTGTGGTGAGCAATGCGGCTCCCCCAACAGGCAGTGCCTGCAACTTCTCCAGGGTCTCTGCACAACCCGTCAGCTCGGCATGGCTACTGCCATCAGCCTCTGGCACCTCTTTCCAACCACTTGTGGCTAGTGCCTACTTTAACCAACATTCTAGCACAACCATGCTGTCTGGAGTTTCTGGACAGAGGCAGATCTCCACTTCAGCTGCTTCCTGTTCAGGTATTTTTGGATGGGACATCACAGGAAGCACTGAGAAGAAATCATGTTCCCTCCGTGACTTCAGTGTCACTGTCATTGACCAGGACATGGCTGTTTCTTCCATGCCTGTATCAGCACAATACGATAAAATTTCAGACAAAAATATCGGGGACCCTCGGCATCCATCAATGTCTGCTAGCCTTGTGCAGGGAACATCTCAGATTCCAAATCAAGGAAATGCCCTGTCAGTTCCCTATCAGGAAGGGAGCCAGACATACTACCATAATCAAGGCACACTGGGGACCCTGCTCTCTGGACAGCTTGGCCCCCACCTGCAGACATATGACTGTGTGTCATACACAGGAGGCAGGGCTACTGCCTCTCAACAACAAATGATGATGGTGCTGAAGGAAGTTGAAACTACAAAGGGCCTACCAACAGCGTCGGTGCCCAGAATTTGCCACTCGATGTCTGCTCAACCTGTCACAGAAGCAAATTTTCAAG TGATGGAAACTTATCTGAGGATGGAGACTTCCCTGGGCCTGCAACTTCAAAGTCAGACATTTTGTCTGTCACAAACTCCAGAATTCTCCAAGTCCTGCAGTAGCAGAAATATCCAGATACTTCAGAGTAACCCACAATCTGAGCTTGAAGACATTTCAGTGAGAGCTCCCATCAAGAATTCTGGTAATCTCCTTGCTCTGCCTCCAGCTCCAAGCCAGGAACAAACAGAATTGGATGAGATTAAAACCAAGCTTTCAAAGCCTCTGGAGGCCTACCAGGTCACAATAGAAAATCAAGATTCTCCACTCCTCCCCATACAAATCCCTGATATTCACCAGCTTCTGGCCTGCATTGATCCCCTCGGCCAGGAGGAGCAGTCGTTTTCTGAAAAAGGTAATCTTGGAAAGAATAGCATGGTTCTTGAGGACCAAGGGACATTTGAAAGTGGGATGGAGTCTAGCAGTGGTCTTGCAGATATTGCTACACTGGTGGAGGATGTtcacctcccccagctcttcaattctttgaaggaCCTTGATCAGTCTAAAGTTCCCAAGGCAATGAAAGCCAAAGATACCAACACCATCAAAGCAAATCAGGTGCAGGAAAAGTCAAGTGTGATAAAGGGTCCCTCTGAGCAAATCAGGAAGAACAAACACAAAGCCTCTGACCCTATCAGTGGTGCTCCCAAGGCCAAAATCCAGCCAAAGAACCCAGAGTGCCTGTTAGAGGAAGAAGTGGTTGTCTGCAATGCTGCAGCCAGTGACAAGGCTCTTACTGCCAAGACTTCTAACAGGAAACCTCAGAAAACAGCATCCAGCAGAAACAGCATAACTAAGGGCCATGGGCAGGAAAAGACCAAAAGGTCCAGAGAAAACAACTCCAAGAAACCTGAAGAAAGTAAGCAGACAGGCAACAAAGTTAAGGGGGAAGAAAAGCCAACCATTcccaagagaaagaggaagaaaaatcaacCTGAATTCATCCAAGAGAGCTTTAAAAAGCCACGAAGTGGCCTGGGCATGCACATGCTGGAACCTGGACAGGTTTTTCATGCACTGGGGAAGGAGACTGATAAGAAAAGGGGACTTCCTACTTCTCAGACTCTGGGACATTCCAACACCACCAAACACCACCGGCCACCCCCAGCTAACAAACCAGGGCTGGATACTCCACGTGAGGGAAAAGGTCCGGAGAAAACTCAAGTCAAAGCCCAGAAAgcagaaggcagtgctgagaaagaGTGTTCCTCTCCATCCCAATACGAGCGGCCACCTCCTGGGAAGGTCAAGTTGATACCTTTGCCTTTTCTGACCATAGACAAGCCTCCAACTCGACCTGTTCCTCGGAGGCCACAGTCTCTGGCCTCACGTCGGCTTTCTGTAGCTCACCACGTCCGCCCTGTTTCTACCAGTTCAGCACAACCTACTGCCGTCAATCCATCGCGGCCAACTCCTGTCAGTGCATCCTGGGCAGGCTCTGCCAGACCAGCTCGGCCAATTTTGACCAACCCAACCCGGCCAGGTTTAAACAACTCTACCAGGCCTAGCGTTCGTCAGTCTGCTGTTTCGAGGCCTGCACCCTACAAAACATCCTCCTGCACTTCTTTCCAACGGGACCCTGTTCCCACTGCTGGGACCAAGCTCCAGTCCCCACCCAAGCCTCAAAACCAGTTTCTACTCCAAGATTTCGCCTCTCAACCAATTCCGTGGAGGAAGCCCAATGTTCCTGAGCCGGTGATGTCAAAGCCCATCACAGAAGAGCAGAGACCAGAGCGTGAGGCCATGAAGAGGAAGGCTCAACAGGAGCGTGAGAATGCTGCCAAATACACATCTTTGGGGAAAGTGCAGTTCTTcgttcaaagagagaaagatatgGAAATTGCTGACTACTACGGCTACCCAATATAA